AGAAAAGTCTGACTCATATGTTACTCTCAGGAAGTGGGACTTCCTTCTCCTAAACTCCTTTATAAGGGCTCAAGACTTGCTCCTGTCCAGAATTTGATCCGAAAGAACTTGCTCATATAGTCATATATTTGTctatttattatcttttataaTTATCaggctatttatttttaatttatttcttatatattgatatatcaAGAGTTATCCAAATGTTTTTGCTCCCGCACACATCCTTCttgtcttctttccttttgaTCCTTCCACTTCCTTTCTCACTGTCATTTTATCTCGCTGACTCCAACCCACTTTTGTCCTTTGACAGTCAAGTCAGAGAGGGGCATCTCTACACAGGTATTTAAAGTTCTTTTTCATTGTAACGATTTAGTCATAGatgcaaagaaaatatatgGGAATATCGATGTCCTAATGTTGCTAATGATGCTGATTTCTTTCCCCCTGCAGATAACCACAGGAGAGGCATGTATCTGCAGATGACCCAGGACGGGAGAGTGTCAGGAAGTGATGTTCAGACACCTTACAGTGAGTATTATTACTAACAGGCAGATTATGCATgtccataatttttttaaaaacccacacAATACTCTGGATCATTTGAGGCCGGAGAGCAGGAGATTTATGAAGACACATCTAttgctgtttctgtttccaggTTTGCTGCAGATGAAATCAGTTAAATCAGGCCATATCGTCATCAGAGGACTGTCGTCAtccctgtttctctgtgtggaCAGTGGAGGCCATTTGAGGGGGCAGGTAAGTGAGCAAACAACAGCGTTGATATTCTGAAGTCTTCTGACCATTCACTGACAGTTGACATCCACATCTGTTGTCACTTTCCAGGCACACTACACTGAGGCTGACTGCACCTTCCAAGAGCTGCTACTGGCAGACGGGTACACCCGTTTCCTTTCCTCGCACCACGGATTCCCCGTGTCTCTGGCATCAAGACATCCCCCGGGTCGACACTCAGTCCCCTTCACTCGATTCCTACCACTTAGGAACACTCTGACACTGGAGAGTGTGTCGGAACAACCACCGAGCAGTCAGAAATATTTCAACCTGGACTCAGACGACCCGTTTGAAATGGGCCGGAGTTCCCTGATCAGTCCTCAGTTCTCAGcgggcaagaaaagaaaatgaatcgcATAGATCTTTGACCATGCGATGCttgtaaaatgttattttattgaCTAGGTAGAAGCTGCAGACTTGCTTTTGGTATGGGATGAGCAGCTTGGAtgaatgtttttctatttcagcaAATATCATgataacttatttatttattgtgtgtgtgtgctgtatttATGGTGGTTATTTAAAGAAATTAGACTACACGTTATGTgtgttagtttgaaaacacgtTTGCGTCTTTTGTTTAACAAAATTTCTCCAAATCAGAAGTCCGAGAAGTCCCAGTTAGCTCATGTTTGTGCTACTTAAGTGTGTTTATCAGACTGGTGAGAAgtttgtcatgaaaaataaacatgatataaatttcacatttgtttttctacacCTGTCATGCAATGACACACGGGCTCAATAAACAATTTACCAAACCAGGAAGAATGCACTTATACTGCAAGAGAGGAACACATGCTGTGACCAATGATGACAGATTTCATGGTGGAGGAGTGAGGGAATGGGCTGATAACAGTAAGAACAggagcgccctctggtggacaaatAGAGAATAATGGAAAGCAGGTCGAGTTATTGCAGTAACATTTTTGCAGATGGGTTCTGGTGATCATCCGGAgcttgtcttgtctttgtgttaaGCAAACCTGCAATAACATTTATCAGTTGCTTTACCAAATGTATTCAAGACGTGTTTCCCTCCTCGGCATGATGCATTCTGCAAACTCTATGTTTGTGTACAGATGCCACAAATTGTCTTTACTGCAAGTATAATACAGTCATATGCACCAGAGGCAGAGCTacaactcattaaaaaaaaccgtCTTTACTGATATGGGGGTCTAAAGATTTTGTAAACAGGATGTTGAACTCATTGTTAGCCCTAACTTCAGGCtacagaaattaaatgaaattgacCTGACACCGTGATCTTTGAACTGGAGCCACATGAAAGTCTGTTATAAATACCCttcacttcaaaataaaagtctcactgatatcttatatttttttttcaatggatTGAAAAAGAAGGGGTTTTAAGCTTAGAGATGCAATTGCCCAAGCAGTGATGGATTTGGTATATTCATTTCCTCTAGTTTGATATATTTCATATCCTAAGATAAACAAAGCTATAAAATGATAgccaaaatttgtttttttcccagtggcATAAGTGGAGGTTTAATTCTTCTCTCTAAATAATTACTAATTACAACCATAAATAACACAGTTTCTTttaagaaaattaataaaatataatctttattaaaaacactgaGTGTACAATTTACCAGATAAATAGAGAACTTCTGCCAGCACAGCAAaacctctcctcttccagcaGGTGACACTGTGTCATGAGGTAATACTACAGTGTCGTATTACAGCACGATAAAGGTCATGTCAGTCGCTTCAGGTCACATAAGCCAAAACTACCCAAGTGTGAACTTTGTACATGTCATACAGAAGAATGTTGAGAACGTGAGTTTGGTTTACAAGAGATCTCAGGGTGTCTGCAGGGACAGCTCCTCTGGTGTTTGGTTGAGTTTTGATGACACATGACATCTACATTGTCAATAATCGATCTGCTTCCATTTCAAACATTAAGGCACAAAGTGACAGTACTAAGACATCATAGTTTCAAGGCACAGGCATTCAGAGAGTAACTTTCatctcaaaaacaaactgataacattaataaataaaacagctcataatacatttactgtatattatgaCCCTGAGAATGTAAAACTTATTCTtgctgttttgtctttaaaattaaataaaaagtcacTTTTCAGTGTGATTTATTGGGCTGCTGCACCAATAAATAGATGATCAAGAAATTGCAATACAATGATATTAGAAGTTGCATTAGtgttaaaaatttaattttacacaATTTGAcagtttctgtttgtcattttctctttgctcatttttctcctcaggaCCTGTGGTGCTGATCTATGAACTCCtctttattcacttttttttctcctttccagTCTCTTCCTACAGTCTCAGACAACTGCACAAAACACTTTCAACCTCACTAAACCTGAGTGACCAGTGGTTCCCTCACATACATAGTTCCAACTCTGAACTCTGTGCTCTGCGCTGTACACAGCCCACCCAGCAGAGTCCCATTCAAAGGGTTACAGATGCCTTCAATGGCATAATAATCTCCATCTGGATTCCTATCCCCTtcatctgtttcctctccttctggctcctcatcctcccacaGTGACGCCTGGACATGGCTGTAATCGGTTTGATCCACACATTCAGTCTCCCGATGGTAGAAGTAGCTAAAATTGGATACTATGACAGGCACTGGCAGTGAAATGGTAAGCACGCCAGCAATGGCACACATTGAACCCACCAGCTTACCCCATACTGTTTCTGGGTACATGTCCCCATAGCCCACTGTGGTCATGGTGACAACTGCCCACCAGAAGGCGTGTGGTATACTGATGAAGGCTGTGTTGGTGTGGTCAGCCTCAGCAAAGTAGATGGCGCTGGAGAAGAGGATGACGCCaataaagaggaagaagatcaGCAGGCCCAGCTCTCGCATGCTGGCCTTCAGTGTCTGACCAAGGATCTGGAGGCCCTTAGAGTGGCGAGACAACTTGAAGATCCTGAACACTCTCACTAACCTGATGACTCTGATGATGGCCAAGGATGTTGCTGGAGTGGCGTCATTGTCCTTAGCCAGCTCTGTTCCCAGAGTGACAAAAAATGGCAGGATGGCACTGAAGTCGATGATGTTCATGACATCCTTGAAGAACTGCGTCTTACTGGGACAACAAGCGAAGCGCATGAGGAGCTCGAAGGAGAACCAGCATATACACATGGTCTCCACCAAAAAGAAGGGGTCGTGAAAAACACTTTGTGGGGGAGGCATGCCCTCGGATACATTCTTTGCCTGGGAGTGGTACTTGTAAAAATATTCCTGAAGtggagaagacagaaaaaaaaatgaaacatgttatTTATAACACTATAACCAAAACAAGAATGAAAGTACACgacaaaaaacaactacattttGCAAATTGTTCTTTAAAGTGCAGTatgcgattctaaagcaaaacacattttgtaaaaatcagcgaatatgtcctcacggtccgctagctgtcggttctgtgtgtgctcgccggaaaaaaatctgggttgtCGGCCTCCCATACCCGAAGTCCTGGGTTCGCGGCCCAGCCGGAgcagaaaaatcacaacaacaacaaagagagagacaagctctctccaaaatcgctcactgcccaTTTAAATGATACATCTCCGAATCccaaaggaatagttcaacatttagGGAAATAGTCTTAGTCGCTTATTCAAAGATTTATAATGTGCCACTTTAAAGCCTGTATGGAAATTTTTAAGCTAAAGCCGACATCCAGTTTGCGCGGCTTAGCACTTAGCCACTAGAG
This Scophthalmus maximus strain ysfricsl-2021 chromosome 16, ASM2237912v1, whole genome shotgun sequence DNA region includes the following protein-coding sequences:
- the fgf21 gene encoding fibroblast growth factor 21, with amino-acid sequence MFLLPHTSFLSSFLLILPLPFSLSFYLADSNPLLSFDSQVREGHLYTDNHRRGMYLQMTQDGRVSGSDVQTPYSLLQMKSVKSGHIVIRGLSSSLFLCVDSGGHLRGQAHYTEADCTFQELLLADGYTRFLSSHHGFPVSLASRHPPGRHSVPFTRFLPLRNTLTLESVSEQPPSSQKYFNLDSDDPFEMGRSSLISPQFSAGKKRK
- the LOC118288029 gene encoding potassium voltage-gated channel subfamily A member 7, with the protein product MDSSDPQDDERGGRRKEGDGEKDKQRKDQLNSEEKGEKEIKGNEKEKKKDSRPSGSLWRNGWALSERLAINVSGMRYETQLRTLAQFPDSLLGDPRRRSRYFDPLRNELFLDRNRACFDAILYFYQSGGRLRRPANIPLDIFMDELMFYELGEDIVSRFKEDEGFPKEEERPLPANEIQKRLWKLFEHPESSSGARIIAIISVMVIVVSILIFCLETLPDFRNEKELREEYFYKYHSQAKNVSEGMPPPQSVFHDPFFLVETMCICWFSFELLMRFACCPSKTQFFKDVMNIIDFSAILPFFVTLGTELAKDNDATPATSLAIIRVIRLVRVFRIFKLSRHSKGLQILGQTLKASMRELGLLIFFLFIGVILFSSAIYFAEADHTNTAFISIPHAFWWAVVTMTTVGYGDMYPETVWGKLVGSMCAIAGVLTISLPVPVIVSNFSYFYHRETECVDQTDYSHVQASLWEDEEPEGEETDEGDRNPDGDYYAIEGICNPLNGTLLGGLCTAQSTEFRVGTMYVREPLVTQV